The Pirellulimonas nuda genome includes a region encoding these proteins:
- a CDS encoding sigma-70 family RNA polymerase sigma factor, with translation MSDASSDAVFIERLTSCQVRLRAFALSIVPRSDDADDVLQSACVKLWEKRGDYDPDRNFFPWASGFVLIEVLRLRRKKATDKLMFGEALINSLAADYVAGVTEMDLRREQLRLCVAKLSPRDRDLLGERYDADLKAKQLAGKRGMPVTTVYSALARIRESLYRCIEANLAKQTHA, from the coding sequence ATGAGTGACGCGTCGTCGGATGCCGTGTTTATCGAGCGTCTTACCTCCTGCCAGGTTCGACTGCGGGCGTTTGCGCTCTCGATCGTGCCCAGGAGCGACGACGCGGATGACGTGCTCCAGAGTGCGTGCGTCAAGCTTTGGGAAAAGCGGGGAGACTACGATCCCGATCGCAACTTCTTCCCCTGGGCGAGCGGCTTCGTCTTGATCGAAGTACTGCGGCTGCGTCGGAAGAAAGCGACCGACAAGCTGATGTTTGGGGAGGCCCTGATCAATTCGCTGGCCGCCGACTACGTGGCCGGCGTGACCGAGATGGACCTGCGCCGCGAGCAGTTGCGGCTGTGCGTCGCAAAGCTTTCTCCACGCGACCGCGACCTCTTGGGGGAGCGGTACGACGCGGACCTGAAGGCGAAGCAACTGGCCGGGAAGCGTGGCATGCCCGTTACTACCGTCTACAGCGCATTGGCGCGTATTCGGGAGTCGTTGTACCGGTGCATCGAAGCGAACCTGGCGAAGCAGACTCATGCGTGA
- a CDS encoding arylsulfatase B: MNRIITLIAISLLSAYESKADDAVSQPNIVYFLIDDMGYADCGFNGSTDIRTPHIDRLANEGAVLKSFYVQPLCSPTRAALLSGRYPTHTGVYHVVTPGAEWGLPLDERTLPQALSEAGYATSICGKWHLGEFRAEYRPSQRGFGHQYGHMMGNLDYFTHLRDGKLDWYRNDEPLEEEGYTTSLIADEAGRVIRSHPSGKPLFLYVPFNGVHSPYQTPASYCEPYQELPKPRKTLAGMMAAVDESIGKIAAALEERGMRENTLIIFSSDNGGSNPGKVSMNTPLRAGKGSVYEGGVRVPAFATWPGKIAAGSTIDEPMHVVDWYPTLLKLAGAPASQQHAPDGLDIWPVLTEGAPSPHDAILLQGTTPPVKALRMGDWKLIANDSSPPELYNLEADIAEKRNLADARPDLVRSMRERLNAMTKDALPLGGPLPSAR; the protein is encoded by the coding sequence GTGAACCGAATCATCACGCTCATTGCGATCTCTCTGCTTTCTGCGTACGAATCGAAAGCGGACGACGCGGTCTCGCAGCCCAACATTGTCTACTTCCTAATCGACGACATGGGCTACGCCGATTGTGGGTTCAACGGATCCACCGATATCCGCACGCCCCACATCGATCGGCTAGCGAATGAAGGCGCCGTCCTTAAGTCCTTCTACGTGCAGCCACTCTGCTCGCCGACGCGCGCCGCGCTCTTGTCGGGCCGCTACCCAACGCACACCGGGGTCTACCACGTGGTGACGCCCGGGGCGGAGTGGGGCTTGCCGCTCGACGAGCGCACGTTACCGCAGGCGCTGAGCGAGGCGGGCTACGCCACTTCCATCTGTGGCAAGTGGCATTTGGGGGAGTTTCGAGCCGAGTACCGCCCCAGTCAGCGTGGGTTCGGGCATCAGTACGGGCACATGATGGGCAACCTCGACTACTTCACGCATCTGCGAGATGGGAAGCTCGACTGGTACCGCAACGACGAACCACTGGAAGAAGAAGGCTATACCACCAGCCTCATTGCGGATGAAGCGGGCCGCGTAATCCGCAGCCACCCGTCGGGAAAGCCGCTATTTCTCTACGTCCCCTTCAACGGCGTCCATTCGCCCTACCAGACGCCCGCGAGCTACTGCGAGCCCTACCAAGAACTCCCCAAGCCGCGCAAGACCCTTGCCGGAATGATGGCCGCAGTGGACGAATCGATCGGAAAAATCGCCGCGGCCCTCGAAGAACGAGGGATGCGCGAGAACACCCTCATCATCTTCTCCAGCGACAACGGCGGGTCTAACCCAGGCAAGGTTTCGATGAACACGCCGCTGCGGGCAGGCAAGGGAAGCGTCTATGAGGGAGGGGTCCGCGTCCCCGCATTCGCTACCTGGCCGGGAAAAATCGCTGCCGGGTCAACCATCGACGAGCCGATGCACGTTGTTGACTGGTATCCAACCCTGCTCAAGCTCGCCGGCGCTCCCGCCTCTCAGCAGCACGCCCCGGACGGACTCGATATCTGGCCTGTGCTGACCGAGGGCGCGCCGAGCCCCCACGACGCGATCCTGCTCCAGGGGACCACGCCGCCAGTGAAGGCGTTGCGGATGGGAGACTGGAAACTAATCGCCAACGATTCGTCGCCGCCAGAGCTCTACAACCTCGAAGCGGATATCGCCGAAAAGCGCAACCTTGCCGACGCCCGCCCCGACTTGGTGCGATCGATGCGCGAGCGGCTCAACGCGATGACCAAGGACGCACTCCCCTTGGGGGGCCCGCTCCCGTCCGCGAGATGA
- a CDS encoding GH92 family glycosyl hydrolase, with protein sequence MKTPRLAAAFVLFLAGWICVWEVQASDPSRLVDPQIDTHNSRWFYFASACRPFGMVNLSPDTRTKGSWQSGYLYDDTNIRCFSHIHAWQMAGIPVMPTTGDFRGHQGMDQYQSPYSHDDEVVEPGYHKVVLKRYGVTAELTSTCRVGFHRYTFPAGDRSYILFDTGAFLAHGAVVSSSVKQVSDTEIAGYALMEKTPRRPKDTYVYFVARFSKPFDEFLGWSRGKLSAEKQSVDGRDAGAAVRFATTKDEQVVAKVALSYTSVENARKNLEAEAPHWDFDLVRAESTAEWNDLLSRVEVTGGAPEHQTKLYTDLWHALLGRRIVSDVDGSYCDMTGAEPRVRQVRLGADGRPLFDHYNFDALWGSHWSLNILWSMAYPDVMDGFCNTMVDMHRDGGLIPRGPSGGNYTYVMIGDPATPFFATAYNKGIRGYDAEAAYQGLRKNAFPGGIRDHAGYEHSRDARGGGMRFYVDLGYVPEDMGGSGGHRDGAAMTLEYAYQDWCLAQLAEAMGKQDDYEFFLKRSQNYRNLWDPETRLMRPKMKDGSWMPGFSPLGKGMTGRGFCESNTMIYTNFVPHDMGGLIGLFGGNEQYAQFLNHSFEQSVPLNFVADHGHHAETLVDYDNQPGTAMAHLFNYSQKPWLAQKWVREVKLKAHGDTSPYGGYHGDEDQGQMGALGVLMAIGLFQTDGGAGVDSVYEITAPLFDRVKVKLDKSYFPGATFEIVAHNQSPENCYIQSATLNGAPLNRCWISQQEFAEGGKLELTLGPEPNKQWGLDQPLAERAPRR encoded by the coding sequence GTGAAAACTCCTCGACTCGCAGCGGCGTTCGTCCTTTTCCTGGCCGGCTGGATCTGCGTGTGGGAGGTCCAGGCGTCTGACCCTAGCCGACTGGTTGACCCGCAGATTGATACGCACAACTCGCGCTGGTTCTACTTCGCGTCGGCCTGCCGGCCGTTCGGGATGGTCAATCTGAGCCCCGATACCCGCACCAAAGGGAGTTGGCAGTCGGGCTACCTCTACGACGACACGAACATCCGCTGCTTCAGCCACATCCACGCCTGGCAGATGGCGGGCATCCCCGTGATGCCGACAACCGGCGATTTCCGCGGTCACCAGGGGATGGACCAGTACCAGTCGCCCTACTCTCACGACGACGAAGTCGTCGAGCCCGGCTACCACAAGGTCGTGCTGAAGCGGTACGGGGTCACGGCAGAACTAACCTCAACCTGCCGGGTCGGGTTTCACCGCTACACGTTTCCTGCCGGCGATCGGAGCTACATTTTGTTCGACACCGGCGCGTTCCTAGCCCACGGGGCCGTCGTGTCGTCGAGCGTAAAGCAGGTAAGCGACACAGAAATTGCCGGCTACGCGCTCATGGAGAAGACCCCCCGCCGCCCCAAGGACACGTACGTCTACTTTGTCGCCCGATTTAGCAAGCCGTTCGATGAGTTTCTCGGTTGGTCGCGGGGAAAACTGTCTGCTGAGAAGCAGTCCGTCGACGGGCGGGACGCGGGCGCCGCCGTCCGGTTCGCTACCACCAAGGACGAGCAGGTAGTCGCCAAGGTGGCGCTCTCCTATACCAGCGTCGAGAACGCCCGGAAGAACCTCGAGGCGGAGGCCCCGCACTGGGACTTCGACCTCGTCCGCGCCGAGTCGACCGCCGAGTGGAACGACCTGCTGAGCCGCGTCGAGGTGACCGGGGGGGCGCCCGAACACCAAACCAAGCTCTATACCGACCTTTGGCACGCCCTGCTGGGACGCCGGATCGTGAGTGACGTTGACGGCTCTTATTGCGACATGACGGGAGCAGAGCCGCGGGTGCGGCAGGTTAGGCTCGGCGCAGACGGGCGCCCTCTTTTCGACCACTACAACTTTGACGCGTTGTGGGGGAGCCATTGGTCTCTCAATATCCTCTGGTCGATGGCCTACCCCGACGTTATGGACGGCTTCTGCAACACGATGGTCGACATGCACCGCGACGGCGGTTTGATCCCGCGCGGGCCGTCCGGCGGGAACTACACCTACGTGATGATTGGCGATCCGGCGACCCCCTTCTTCGCGACCGCCTACAACAAGGGTATCCGCGGCTACGACGCGGAGGCCGCCTACCAGGGCCTGAGGAAGAACGCCTTCCCGGGAGGCATCCGCGACCACGCCGGTTACGAACACTCTCGCGACGCCAGGGGCGGCGGGATGCGCTTTTACGTCGATTTAGGCTACGTGCCCGAAGACATGGGGGGCTCCGGCGGCCATCGCGACGGCGCCGCGATGACCCTGGAGTACGCCTATCAAGACTGGTGCCTTGCCCAGCTGGCCGAGGCAATGGGCAAGCAGGACGATTACGAATTCTTCTTGAAGCGCTCACAGAACTACCGCAACCTGTGGGACCCAGAGACCCGACTCATGCGGCCCAAGATGAAAGACGGATCGTGGATGCCGGGGTTCTCTCCGCTGGGGAAGGGAATGACCGGCCGGGGCTTCTGCGAGAGCAACACCATGATCTACACGAACTTCGTACCCCATGACATGGGGGGCCTGATCGGGTTGTTCGGGGGAAATGAGCAATACGCTCAGTTTCTCAACCACTCGTTCGAGCAAAGCGTCCCGCTAAATTTCGTCGCCGACCATGGCCACCACGCCGAGACGCTGGTGGACTACGACAACCAGCCGGGCACCGCGATGGCGCACTTGTTCAACTACAGCCAGAAGCCGTGGCTGGCGCAAAAGTGGGTCCGCGAAGTCAAGCTGAAGGCGCACGGCGACACCTCGCCCTACGGCGGCTATCACGGCGACGAGGACCAGGGGCAGATGGGCGCCCTCGGCGTACTCATGGCGATCGGTCTTTTCCAGACGGACGGCGGAGCGGGTGTCGATTCGGTCTACGAGATCACGGCGCCCCTCTTCGACCGGGTCAAGGTAAAGCTAGACAAGAGCTACTTCCCGGGGGCTACGTTCGAGATCGTGGCCCACAACCAGTCCCCCGAGAACTGCTACATCCAGTCGGCCACGCTCAACGGCGCTCCCCTCAACCGCTGCTGGATCTCGCAACAAGAGTTTGCCGAAGGCGGAAAGCTGGAGCTAACCCTCGGTCCGGAGCCGAACAAGCAGTGGGGGCTCGATCAGCCGCTTGCCGAACGCGCGCCACGCCGGTAG
- a CDS encoding alginate lyase family protein produces MKSTRPLVFALAVATVASLAPPGVTARAHADGGTTPQAQAFVHPGLAHSQSNLDFVKQQIAAQQQPWLDGWERLNRSRYASLNWKPRPMAHVQRGVYNRPDIGSSDFSDDGNAAYTHALHWALSGDERHARKAAEIIDAWSSTLETVTNHDARLLVGMTGHKYCNAAELLRHTWDGWPEPAQQKFRDMLNQVWYPIIKDFYPSANGNWDASMLQTMIAMGVFLEDRTMFDRAVNYFLDGDGNGAVRNYFNDFGECQESGRDQAHTQMGLEFLSNTCETAWTQGVDLYGAYDNRLLKGFEYTAKYNLGFDVPYERYTSFEGRYDYKSISRDSRGRLRPMYDKVYNHYHNRKGLAAEYTKQAALKDRRGRGSNGAMPWDALMYADPPEDPATSQPASRSESQPEPTP; encoded by the coding sequence ATGAAGTCCACCCGCCCTCTCGTCTTTGCACTGGCTGTTGCGACCGTCGCCTCGCTCGCCCCCCCCGGCGTGACGGCGCGGGCCCACGCTGATGGAGGAACGACGCCGCAGGCCCAGGCGTTCGTCCACCCCGGCCTCGCCCACAGCCAGTCGAACCTCGACTTCGTCAAGCAGCAGATCGCCGCCCAACAGCAACCGTGGCTCGACGGTTGGGAACGACTCAACCGTTCGCGCTACGCCAGCCTGAACTGGAAGCCCCGCCCGATGGCTCACGTGCAGCGCGGGGTGTACAACCGGCCCGATATCGGTTCGTCCGATTTTTCGGATGACGGCAACGCGGCCTACACGCACGCGCTCCACTGGGCGCTCTCCGGCGACGAGCGACACGCCCGCAAGGCGGCCGAGATCATCGACGCTTGGTCAAGCACGTTGGAGACGGTGACGAATCACGACGCGCGGTTGCTCGTAGGCATGACCGGCCACAAGTATTGCAACGCCGCAGAGTTGCTCCGGCACACGTGGGACGGCTGGCCCGAGCCGGCGCAGCAGAAGTTCCGAGACATGCTGAACCAAGTGTGGTACCCGATCATCAAAGACTTCTACCCGTCGGCCAATGGCAACTGGGACGCCTCGATGCTGCAGACGATGATCGCCATGGGGGTCTTCCTAGAAGACCGCACGATGTTCGATCGCGCCGTCAACTACTTCCTCGACGGCGACGGGAACGGCGCCGTCCGGAACTACTTCAACGACTTCGGCGAGTGCCAAGAAAGCGGCCGCGACCAGGCCCACACCCAGATGGGCCTCGAGTTCCTTTCCAACACCTGCGAAACCGCGTGGACGCAGGGGGTCGACCTCTACGGCGCGTACGACAATCGCTTGCTGAAGGGTTTCGAGTACACGGCCAAGTACAACCTCGGCTTCGATGTTCCCTACGAAAGGTACACCAGTTTCGAGGGAAGGTACGACTACAAGTCGATCTCTCGCGACTCTCGGGGGAGGCTGCGGCCCATGTACGACAAGGTCTACAACCACTACCACAACCGCAAAGGGCTGGCGGCAGAGTACACGAAGCAAGCGGCATTAAAGGATCGCCGCGGCCGAGGCTCGAACGGGGCAATGCCCTGGGACGCGCTTATGTACGCCGATCCGCCGGAGGACCCGGCCACATCCCAGCCGGCGTCCCGTTCGGAATCTCAGCCGGAACCTACGCCATAG
- a CDS encoding alpha/beta hydrolase produces MRSPTLLLAGLLLAAGNAPPVQSAEVKPDRLVVYKSVDGVELKLHAFEPDGLMPSDRRPAIVFFFGGGWNGGDPKQFYQQAEALAGQGMVAFSAEYRVKSRNKTTPLECVKDAKSAIRWVRQHAAELGVDPDRIVAAGGSAGGHIAACTGVIDGCEEAGEDQKISSVPNAMILFNPVLDTTDKGFGANRFKPGQRTTLSPCHHVREGLAPTIVFHGTTDTTVPFENAERFAQQMTEAGNTCVLVPFANKGHGFFNGTLFRPANDGVDYAQTMERAVAFLATHGFLATPK; encoded by the coding sequence ATGAGATCGCCTACCCTACTCTTGGCCGGGTTACTGCTTGCCGCCGGAAACGCGCCGCCGGTCCAGAGCGCCGAGGTGAAGCCCGATCGCCTTGTAGTTTACAAGAGCGTTGATGGTGTCGAGCTGAAGCTGCACGCCTTCGAGCCGGACGGCCTCATGCCGTCCGATCGCCGGCCGGCGATCGTGTTCTTCTTCGGGGGGGGCTGGAACGGCGGCGATCCGAAGCAGTTCTACCAGCAGGCCGAAGCGCTGGCCGGCCAGGGGATGGTCGCTTTCTCAGCCGAGTACCGCGTTAAGAGCCGGAACAAGACGACGCCGCTCGAGTGCGTCAAGGACGCCAAGTCGGCGATCCGCTGGGTGCGCCAGCACGCCGCAGAGCTTGGGGTGGACCCCGACCGTATTGTGGCCGCCGGCGGATCGGCCGGGGGTCACATCGCCGCCTGCACCGGCGTGATCGACGGGTGCGAAGAAGCGGGGGAGGACCAGAAGATCAGCTCCGTCCCCAACGCGATGATCCTCTTCAACCCTGTGCTGGACACGACCGACAAGGGCTTCGGCGCTAACCGCTTCAAGCCGGGGCAACGCACGACGCTGTCGCCCTGCCACCACGTGCGCGAAGGCCTGGCGCCCACGATCGTGTTCCACGGAACAACTGACACGACGGTGCCGTTTGAGAACGCGGAGCGCTTCGCCCAACAGATGACAGAAGCGGGCAATACCTGTGTGCTTGTCCCGTTCGCCAATAAGGGGCATGGCTTCTTTAACGGGACGCTTTTCCGACCGGCCAACGATGGCGTGGACTACGCGCAGACGATGGAGCGCGCTGTAGCCTTCCTTGCTACGCATGGCTTTCTTGCTACTCCAAAGTAA
- a CDS encoding sulfatase family protein: MRIIVLAICLAVPAGLCAADAPPPNVVYVLADDLGYGDVRCLNPERGKIETPHIDRLAGQGIVFTDAHSGSSVCTPTRYGVLTGRYAWRTRLQKGVLDGFPEPLIAADRLTVGKLLQAQGYRTACIGKWHLGFTIENSAGAKKAAGASAPAPVGAITQNGPLTRGFDEYLGFQHARSMDSLFVADRVTKSVDPVDVLPLLAAEARAFVSRQAERRQPFFLYFALNSPHTPIVPSAPWRGKSGLGDHGDYVMETDWAVGEVLAAIDEAGVGGDTLVVFSSDNGCSKAANITQLQTQGHYPSASMRGSKADIFDGGHRVPLIARWPGHIKLGSRSDQLVCLTDLIATCAELCGVVLPDTAGEDSISMLPALLGTGAAPRHESVVHHSINGSFAIRQGPWKLELCADSGGWSDPKPGSKAAVRLPQAQLYNLQADIGETNNVLAQHPKVVERLTASLEQIVSNGRSTAGAPQANDVAIRIRKGPATPAKQKYAPSS; encoded by the coding sequence ATGCGCATCATCGTCCTCGCCATTTGCCTTGCTGTGCCGGCTGGCCTCTGCGCAGCCGACGCTCCCCCTCCGAACGTCGTGTACGTCCTCGCCGACGACCTCGGCTACGGGGATGTCCGCTGCCTTAATCCTGAGCGGGGGAAGATCGAGACCCCCCACATCGACCGGCTGGCCGGCCAGGGTATTGTCTTCACCGACGCGCACAGCGGGTCGAGCGTCTGCACGCCGACTCGGTACGGCGTTCTCACGGGCAGGTACGCGTGGCGCACTAGGCTTCAAAAGGGGGTGCTGGACGGCTTCCCGGAGCCGCTGATCGCCGCAGACCGGCTCACCGTGGGTAAGCTGCTCCAAGCACAGGGCTATCGCACGGCCTGCATCGGCAAGTGGCATCTCGGATTCACGATCGAGAACTCAGCCGGCGCCAAGAAGGCGGCAGGAGCAAGCGCCCCGGCGCCCGTTGGCGCCATCACCCAGAACGGTCCGCTCACGCGGGGCTTCGACGAGTACTTGGGGTTTCAACACGCGAGGTCGATGGACTCACTTTTTGTAGCAGACCGCGTCACGAAGTCGGTTGATCCTGTGGACGTGCTTCCGCTGTTAGCGGCAGAAGCGAGGGCGTTCGTCTCGCGTCAGGCGGAGCGACGTCAGCCCTTCTTCTTATACTTCGCGCTCAACTCGCCCCACACTCCGATCGTTCCGTCGGCGCCGTGGCGGGGCAAGAGCGGCCTGGGCGACCACGGCGACTACGTAATGGAAACCGACTGGGCCGTGGGGGAGGTCCTTGCAGCGATCGACGAGGCCGGGGTCGGCGGGGACACCCTCGTCGTCTTCTCAAGCGACAACGGCTGCTCCAAGGCGGCCAACATCACCCAGCTTCAAACGCAGGGACACTACCCAAGCGCGTCGATGCGCGGCTCGAAAGCGGACATCTTCGATGGGGGACACCGGGTGCCGCTCATCGCGCGGTGGCCCGGTCACATCAAACTAGGCAGCCGCAGCGATCAGCTTGTTTGCCTTACCGATCTCATCGCGACGTGCGCCGAGCTGTGTGGCGTGGTCCTCCCCGACACGGCCGGCGAGGACAGCATCAGCATGCTGCCCGCCCTGCTCGGCACGGGCGCCGCCCCCCGGCACGAATCGGTGGTGCATCATTCGATCAATGGCTCGTTCGCGATCCGGCAGGGACCGTGGAAGCTCGAGCTCTGCGCCGACTCGGGGGGCTGGAGCGATCCGAAGCCCGGCAGCAAGGCCGCCGTGAGGCTTCCGCAGGCCCAGCTCTACAACCTTCAGGCCGATATCGGAGAGACGAACAACGTGCTAGCCCAGCATCCGAAGGTCGTCGAACGACTGACCGCGTCTCTCGAGCAGATCGTCTCCAACGGCCGCAGCACCGCGGGGGCGCCGCAGGCCAATGACGTCGCGATTCGCATCAGAAAAGGGCCGGCGACGCCGGCCAAGCAGAAGTACGCCCCCTCGTCATGA
- a CDS encoding FecR family protein: MIQLRALASRWLEEGLEAEELHELEATLSENGEARRTFLAYMSIHAELSNISAGKEWVSELTRSAPPQPAGAAVSTSAAPYLLRNAFGLAIAASLMLIALGVWRGSDWDRDAAQDRQIAANVAQGPAMLSGIQPLSENCRWYVEEANRGQPESIQPGDVIRVTSGRLSLEYSHGTKVVLHSPAAYQLLSDMKAKMIVGRLKATVSEGGKGFSVATPRATVVDLGTEFGVEVSDDGATDVLVFQGEVDVDLHGDLAGVSPAQRLHMGEGVRLDARGTKSRIVSIKESSYSEQGEMDHDLPLVIAEVRDNILRNSLFSFYEIVATGLGEDSLAYVDRIAHEYNGVTAAGMPEYLIGAEYVKMFNSDKLNPSISIDVKLSTPAKLYVFLDDRLEPPSWLVEGFRDTGDDIGIDAGPYQSVGPEWFNTGPTGVGPGESVENQLSVWVREIPGPGVFRLGPAVESEGSTGDSNMYGIAATPLVRKK; this comes from the coding sequence ATGATTCAGCTCAGAGCGCTGGCTTCACGCTGGCTTGAGGAGGGACTCGAAGCCGAAGAGCTTCATGAGCTCGAGGCCACGCTTTCCGAGAACGGCGAGGCGCGTCGCACGTTTCTTGCCTACATGAGCATCCACGCTGAGCTGTCGAATATCTCGGCAGGCAAGGAGTGGGTGAGCGAGCTCACCAGAAGCGCTCCGCCGCAGCCCGCCGGTGCGGCCGTCTCGACCTCGGCTGCGCCATACCTGCTGCGAAACGCCTTCGGGCTGGCAATCGCGGCATCGCTGATGTTGATCGCGCTCGGGGTGTGGCGGGGCTCGGACTGGGACCGAGACGCGGCGCAGGACCGGCAAATCGCAGCGAACGTGGCGCAGGGGCCCGCGATGCTGTCGGGCATCCAGCCCCTCTCAGAGAACTGCCGTTGGTACGTCGAAGAGGCCAACCGCGGGCAGCCCGAGTCGATTCAGCCCGGGGACGTGATCCGCGTCACCAGCGGCAGGCTAAGCCTGGAGTACAGCCATGGCACCAAGGTTGTGCTGCACTCGCCGGCCGCCTACCAACTGTTGTCCGACATGAAGGCCAAGATGATCGTCGGTCGGTTGAAAGCAACCGTGTCCGAAGGGGGGAAGGGATTTTCGGTGGCCACGCCGCGGGCGACCGTGGTCGACCTAGGAACCGAATTCGGCGTCGAAGTAAGTGACGACGGCGCCACCGATGTGCTGGTGTTTCAGGGCGAGGTCGACGTCGATCTCCACGGCGACCTCGCCGGCGTCTCCCCCGCGCAGAGGCTGCACATGGGCGAGGGGGTGCGTCTTGACGCCCGCGGGACCAAGAGCCGAATCGTCTCCATCAAGGAAAGCTCGTACTCCGAGCAGGGCGAGATGGATCACGACCTGCCGCTGGTGATCGCAGAGGTCCGCGACAACATCCTGCGTAATTCGCTCTTCAGTTTCTACGAGATTGTCGCGACGGGCCTCGGTGAAGACTCGCTGGCCTACGTCGATCGAATCGCCCACGAATACAACGGCGTAACCGCCGCCGGGATGCCGGAGTACTTGATCGGCGCTGAGTACGTCAAAATGTTCAACAGCGACAAGCTAAATCCGAGCATCTCGATCGACGTCAAGCTCAGCACGCCGGCCAAGCTGTACGTGTTCCTCGACGACCGCTTGGAGCCTCCCTCGTGGCTGGTGGAAGGGTTTCGAGACACGGGAGACGACATCGGCATCGACGCGGGCCCGTACCAGAGCGTCGGTCCGGAGTGGTTCAACACCGGTCCGACGGGCGTCGGGCCAGGGGAAAGCGTCGAGAACCAACTGTCTGTCTGGGTCCGCGAGATCCCAGGGCCGGGCGTGTTTCGGCTCGGCCCCGCGGTCGAGAGCGAGGGGAGTACCGGCGACTCGAACATGTACGGCATTGCCGCAACGCCGCTGGTTCGGAAGAAGTAG